One Dermacentor silvarum isolate Dsil-2018 chromosome 10, BIME_Dsil_1.4, whole genome shotgun sequence genomic window carries:
- the LOC119466565 gene encoding protein pygopus-like isoform X2, with protein MKLFVAVALISLGIHAEAFYPGLYQSGLYGAGFGGAGLYGGSFGSGFYGGGLLGSGLYGSGLLGSGLYGSSLGSSGLLGLSGLGSGLYGTSVLGSRYGVLGGLLGGVGSPLGSLSPLGGLSPLGGLSPLGGLSPLGGLSPYGSLSPFGSLSPLGSLSPLGGLGSPLSGLGSPFGGYPGFFGGPGSTRKFPGDLRVLTEPTSGLPLNEAVYVGVVRQRLVPAPYPVPRPVPVPVPQPVPQPFPVDQPVPQPYPVPVPKPVPIHTTTEVTNTAVVEPVTTAVISHHGPEVNQVQSHVPL; from the exons GCATCCACGCTGAAGCCTTCTACCCTGGCCTTTACCAGTCTGGCCTCTACGGCGCTGGCTTCGGTGGTGCTGGCCTGTACGGTGGAAGCTTCGGCTCTGGTTTCTACGGGGGTGGTCTCCTAGGCTCTGGCCTCTACGGCAGTGGTCTCCTCGGCTCCGGATTGTATGGCAGCAGCTTGGGAAGCAGTGGCCTGCTTGGCTTGAGTGGTCTTGGCTCCGGGTTGTATGGCACTAGCGTCCTTGGTTCCCGCTACGGCGTTCTTGGCGGACTACTGGGAGGAGTTGGTAGCCCACTGGGAAGCCTTAGCCCCCTCGGTGGCCTGAGCCCCCTCGGTGGCCTTAGCCCCCTCGGTGGCCTTAGCCCCCTCGGAGGCCTTAGCCCATACGGAAGCCTTAGCCCATTCGGAAG CCTTAGCCCACTCGGTAGCCTGAGCCCACTCGGAGGGCTCGGAAGCCCATTGAGCGGTCTCGGAAGCCCATTCGGTGGCTACCCCGGATTCTTTGGTGGACCAGGAAGCACCAGAAAGTTCCCCGGTGACCTCCGTGTCCTCACCGAACCCACCTCTGGCCTTCCCCTGAATGAGGCCGTCTACGTCGGTGTAGTGCGCCAGCGTCTGGTCCCTGCTCCATATCCCGTTCCACGACCGGTTCCAGTCCCAGTTCCGCAGCCAGTACCACAGCCGTTCCCAGTCGACCAGCCTGTCCCGCAGCCATACCCAGTTCCAGTTCCCAAGCCAGTACCAATTCACACTACGACCGAAGTGACCAACACTGCAGTGGTTGAGCCCGTCACAACTGCAG TTATCTCTCACCATGGACCTGAAGTGAACCAGGTACAAAGCCACGTCCCACTGTAA
- the LOC119466565 gene encoding protein pygopus-like isoform X1: protein MKLFVAVALISLGIHAEAFYPGLYQSGLYGAGFGGAGLYGGSFGSGFYGGGLLGSGLYGSGLLGSGLYGSSLGSSGLLGLSGLGSGLYGTSVLGSRYGVLGGLLGGVGSPLGSLSPLGGLSPLGGLSPLGGLSPLGGLSPYGSLSPFGRLSPFGSLSPFGGLSPLGSLSPLGSLSPLGGLGSPLSGLGSPFGGYPGFFGGPGSTRKFPGDLRVLTEPTSGLPLNEAVYVGVVRQRLVPAPYPVPRPVPVPVPQPVPQPFPVDQPVPQPYPVPVPKPVPIHTTTEVTNTAVVEPVTTAVISHHGPEVNQVQSHVPL from the exons GCATCCACGCTGAAGCCTTCTACCCTGGCCTTTACCAGTCTGGCCTCTACGGCGCTGGCTTCGGTGGTGCTGGCCTGTACGGTGGAAGCTTCGGCTCTGGTTTCTACGGGGGTGGTCTCCTAGGCTCTGGCCTCTACGGCAGTGGTCTCCTCGGCTCCGGATTGTATGGCAGCAGCTTGGGAAGCAGTGGCCTGCTTGGCTTGAGTGGTCTTGGCTCCGGGTTGTATGGCACTAGCGTCCTTGGTTCCCGCTACGGCGTTCTTGGCGGACTACTGGGAGGAGTTGGTAGCCCACTGGGAAGCCTTAGCCCCCTCGGTGGCCTGAGCCCCCTCGGTGGCCTTAGCCCCCTCGGTGGCCTTAGCCCCCTCGGAGGCCTTAGCCCATACGGAAGCCTTAGCCCATTCGGAAGGCTTAGCCCATTCGGAAGCCTTAGCCCCTTCGGTGGCCTTAGCCCCCTCGGAAGCCTTAGCCCACTCGGTAGCCTGAGCCCACTCGGAGGGCTCGGAAGCCCATTGAGCGGTCTCGGAAGCCCATTCGGTGGCTACCCCGGATTCTTTGGTGGACCAGGAAGCACCAGAAAGTTCCCCGGTGACCTCCGTGTCCTCACCGAACCCACCTCTGGCCTTCCCCTGAATGAGGCCGTCTACGTCGGTGTAGTGCGCCAGCGTCTGGTCCCTGCTCCATATCCCGTTCCACGACCGGTTCCAGTCCCAGTTCCGCAGCCAGTACCACAGCCGTTCCCAGTCGACCAGCCTGTCCCGCAGCCATACCCAGTTCCAGTTCCCAAGCCAGTACCAATTCACACTACGACCGAAGTGACCAACACTGCAGTGGTTGAGCCCGTCACAACTGCAG TTATCTCTCACCATGGACCTGAAGTGAACCAGGTACAAAGCCACGTCCCACTGTAA